The Winogradskyella schleiferi genome has a window encoding:
- a CDS encoding MotA/TolQ/ExbB proton channel family protein — protein sequence MIALSTIQDEVDVLTDGESVEKTLSIIELITSGGTSGIVIILILFLLLILAIYIYFERIFAIKAASKVDSNFMNQIKDHVSNGKIDSAQMLCAQQNSPVSRLIAKGITRIGKPLEDINTAIENAGRLEIYNLEKNVSVLATISGVAPMIGFLGTVVGMIISIFELANAGGTIQMDVLASGLYTAMTTTVGGLIVGIIAYVAYNHVVGRTNKVVYQMEANSIEFLDHLNEPI from the coding sequence ATGATAGCATTAAGTACTATTCAAGATGAAGTAGACGTTTTAACCGATGGGGAATCGGTTGAAAAAACCTTGTCTATAATTGAATTGATTACAAGTGGAGGAACGTCAGGAATTGTGATTATTCTCATTTTATTCCTACTCTTAATTTTAGCCATTTACATTTATTTTGAGCGTATTTTTGCCATAAAAGCGGCATCTAAGGTCGATTCAAATTTTATGAATCAAATAAAGGATCATGTGAGTAACGGTAAAATAGATTCGGCTCAAATGTTATGTGCTCAGCAAAACTCACCTGTGTCAAGATTAATTGCCAAAGGCATTACCAGAATAGGGAAACCGCTAGAAGATATCAATACAGCCATTGAAAATGCTGGTCGATTGGAAATTTATAATCTTGAAAAAAACGTTAGCGTTTTAGCGACCATTTCTGGAGTCGCACCAATGATCGGTTTCTTAGGAACTGTAGTTGGGATGATTATTTCTATTTTCGAATTGGCAAATGCAGGTGGAACGATTCAGATGGATGTGCTTGCAAGTGGATTATATACAGCCATGACTACAACTGTCGGTGGACTTATTGTTGGTATTATCGCTTATGTGGCTTATAACCATGTTGTCGGACGTACTAACAAAGTCGTTTACCAAATGGAAGCGAATTCCATTGAA